From the genome of Parazoarcus communis, one region includes:
- a CDS encoding AraC family transcriptional regulator has protein sequence METTNHFGSGASRSMLENFPLFRTSDPDEARDRVSRVFCEHRLRVVSGGSRVGAEMYYRPIRGIGIGRMRYGASVAIDPGSLESFALIQMPIHGSEVVEHGGNTVDTNADVASVLSPSLSLRLRHGEDTEKLFIKIDRGVLERHCRQHLGGELKSPIEFCPAMSLLAPRSLPWVRLMKWLYEEVGQDSQGQGVILDSPLFAAQIEQMVITTLLLCQPHNYSDRLADDGPSIAPSFVRKVERFVEENADEPLTIGDLAEEAGVSTRSLFAGFRKYRNTTPMQYLKDVRLRRVHEDLLRATPQLTTVTTIAGRWGFSHLGHFTVDYKRCFGESPSVTLHR, from the coding sequence ATGGAGACAACAAACCACTTTGGATCGGGCGCCTCCCGCTCCATGCTGGAGAATTTCCCCTTGTTTCGCACATCCGATCCGGATGAGGCCCGCGACCGCGTTTCACGGGTGTTTTGCGAGCATCGACTCAGGGTCGTAAGTGGTGGATCGCGTGTGGGAGCCGAGATGTACTACCGACCGATCCGGGGTATCGGCATCGGGCGCATGCGCTACGGTGCGAGTGTCGCAATCGACCCGGGTAGCCTTGAAAGCTTTGCGCTCATTCAGATGCCGATACATGGCTCGGAGGTAGTCGAGCATGGTGGCAACACGGTGGACACCAATGCCGATGTTGCCTCGGTGCTCAGTCCGTCGCTTTCATTGCGTCTGCGTCACGGTGAGGACACCGAGAAGCTTTTCATCAAGATCGATCGAGGCGTGCTTGAGCGTCACTGCAGGCAACACCTCGGCGGTGAACTCAAGAGCCCTATCGAGTTCTGCCCGGCAATGTCATTGCTTGCACCCCGAAGCCTGCCTTGGGTTCGCCTGATGAAATGGCTCTATGAAGAGGTTGGCCAAGACTCACAAGGGCAAGGCGTGATTCTCGACTCACCATTGTTCGCGGCCCAGATCGAACAGATGGTGATCACCACACTGCTGCTTTGCCAGCCGCACAACTACTCGGACCGGCTTGCGGATGATGGTCCGTCGATTGCGCCGAGTTTTGTGCGCAAGGTTGAACGTTTCGTCGAGGAAAACGCAGATGAGCCGCTGACCATCGGCGATCTTGCCGAAGAGGCCGGCGTGAGCACGCGTTCGCTCTTTGCGGGATTCCGCAAGTATCGGAATACGACCCCGATGCAGTACCTCAAGGACGTTCGCTTGAGGCGGGTGCACGAAGATCTGCTGCGGGCTACGCCGCAATTGACCACGGTGACCACTATTGCGGGGCGATGGGGCTTCTCCCATCTGGGGCATTTCACCGTCGATTACAAACGCTGTTTCGGCGAAAGTCCGTCGGTAACCCTCCATCGTTGA